The Pseudomonadota bacterium sequence AACCCACCACCAAAGGCGAAAACAATGGCAATAAAAAATAAAAATCGTCTGCAAACCATATTTCAACAAGCCTTTACTCTTGCACTAAGGCAAACAAAGTTATATGTTTCCATAGCTTATCTTGTTTCAAATTCCGGAGAAAAACCATGCAGATAAAATTTCGTCAACCGGTCAGTGGCTTTACCCATGCAGCCGGAGTCCTCTTATCTATTATTGCCTTAATTGTCATGGTAACCGTTGATATCCGGCATAAAACCGCCTGGAATATTGTCGCGGATTCAATCTTTGGCAGCAGCCTCATTATGCTTTACACCGCCAGCGCCCTCTACCATCTCTTGCCGCTGAAAGAAAAGGGGATCAATCTCCTGAGACAACTTGATCACACAATGATTTTTATTCTGATCGCCGGGACCTACACCCCTTTTTGCCTGGTTACCCTGCGCGGACCCTGGGGTTGGAGCATGCTGGCAACCATCTGGGGGCTGGCAGTCGCCGGGATTATCACCAAACTGGTCTGGAAATCCGCCCCCCGTTTTTTCCGGGTCGCCCTTTATCTGCTTATGGGCTGGCTATCACTTATCATGATCTATCCCCTTTCGCAAACCGCCCTGCCAGGAACCCTTGTCTGGCTACTGATCGGCGGCCTGTGTTACACGGTGGGAGCCATATTCTATGCCCTGAAATGGCCCGATCCTTTTCCGAAAACATTCGGTTTTCATGAAATCTGGCACCTACTGGTGCTGGGTGGCAGTTTCAGCCATTTCTGGGCGGTGTTTAGATATGTATGATGTATGGTTATTCTCCAACATAATCTTGATATATATTTTCACTGCAACCAGAAGAAAGGATTTTTATTCATGACCACTACCCCCTTGGAAATCGGACAGTCACTGCACGGCTTTACCGTTGAACGACTGGAAAATATCGAAGAATTACGCTGTCGCGCCGCCGTCCTTACTCATGAGCAAACCGGAGCCCGGCTCATACACCTGATCAACGATGACCCCAACAACCTGTTCTGCATCGGTTTTCGCACCCCGGTTCACGACAATACCGGGGTTCCTCATATCCTGGAACATTCGGTACTCTCCGGCTCCCGCAAATTTCCCCTGAAAGACCCGTTCAAAGAACTGCTGAAGGGCTCCCTGCAGACCTTTCTCAATGCCATGACCTATCCGGACAAAACCCTTTACCCGGTTTCCAGCCAGGTCGAAGTGGATTTTTACAATCTGGTGGATGTTTACTGCGACGCGGTTTTTCATCCCCTGTTAACCAGGGAAACCTTTTACCAGGAAGGCTGGCATTTTGATCTGCCGTCTGCCGACGACCCCATCAGTATCAAGGGGATTGTCTATAACGAGATGAAGGGCGTGTTTTCGGATTTTCACAGTCACGTAGCCCGCAAAACCATGGGGGAATTCTTCCCGGACACCACTTATTACTATGAAAGTGGCGGTGAGCCGGAGCATATCACTGACCTGACGTATGAACAGTTCCGCGATTTCCACCAGTCATACTATCACCCTTCCAATGCCTTCATTTTTCTCTATGGCAACCTGCCGACCGAAAAAAGCCTGGCTTTTCTGCAGGACAATTACCTGGCGGCATTCAACCACCGGGAGGTAGATGCCGAAATCAGGCCGCAATCACACTGGTCACAGCCAAAGAAAATATCCATTACCGCCCCGGCCGCCAAAGAAGATGACGGTACGGCCAGTGTCATTCTCGCCTGGATGTTCGGACCGGGCACCGATCCCCTGAACGCCCTCCTGGGCCGGATTCTATCCCGCTACCTGGTCGGGACCCAGAGTTCTCCTTTGCGTCGAGCCCTGATTGATTCAGGCCTGGGAGAGGACCTGGACGATATGACTGGTTTTGAAACGGAGTTGATCCAGACCTTTTTTGCCGTCGGCCTGCGAAAAACCCGACCGGAACATGCCAAAAAAATCAGCCGGCTGGTCACCACCACCCTGAAAAATGAAATCAGTTCCGGCATGAATGAAAAGCTTCTCGAAGGCGCTATACGCAGAACTGAATTTCAGCTGCGGGAAATCGCCGACAGCGGCCATTACCCTTACAACCTGATGCTTGCGGACCGTTGTTACCGCTCCTGGATTTATGGCGGCGATCCCCTGGCCCACCTGCGCTTTGCGGCTCCGCTGCAACGGATCAAGGGGGAAAAATCCAAAGGAACAGCTTTCTTCTGCAATCAACTGCAAAAGTTATTGCTGGACAATCCCCACCACCTGGTATCGGTGGTCACCGCCTCGGCAAAAATGGGGGAAGAGCTGGGTGAACAAAGCAGCAGACAGGCAGCCAGGCTGACGAAAGATTTCGGCCCTCAGGAAAAGCAATTCTATCTGGAATTAACCAAAAAACTCCAACAGCAGCAGGCTACTCCGCCCAGCTCTGAAGCCCTGGCATCCCTGCCGAAGCTGGACAAAAATGACCTGCCGGCTGAAAATCAGCTGACGCCAACCGATCACATAACCCTGATCGATATTCCGTGGTACCGCCACCCTTTATTTACCGCCGGCATTGTCTACCTTGACTTAGGCTTTGAACTGAATAATCTGCCGGAAACACTCCTGCCCTACCTGCCGCTCTATACCCAGCTCATCAGCCGCTGCGGTGCCGCCAGCCTCAGCTATGAAGACATGGCCACCCGCATCTCGCTTGGCACCGGGGGAATTGGCTGTTCTCATATATGTATGCGTCACCGGGAAAAACCAGACGAGCTGGTTTTCAAGGCTTTTTTCCATGGCAAGGCCCTCCCGGAACGATTTAATGAATTGACGGATATTTTCCGCGATCTTTTCATGGAACCAAAGCTGAAAAATCCAAAGTTAATCAAAGATATTCTGCTGGAAATGCGCAATGACCTGCAGGCGGCGGTACTGGGCAGCGGCCATCATTTTGCCGTCTCCCAGGCCGCTGCCCGACTGAGTAAATCAGCCGCCATCGAAGAAAAACTCGGGGGAATTTCCCAGCTGCGGTTTCTTGATCAACTGTTGAAAAAAGGAGATTTTACCGCCATCGGCTCCCTGATGGTCAGCCTGCACCAACAACTGATCAATCGTAACGGCTGCCTGGTTTCCATGACCAATGACCAACCACAGAGGTATGAAAAGAGGCTGTCCGAACTACTGCGGGAACTGCCTGCCAGCCCGCTTGAACCGAGCCCGACCAGATTCACTCCCTCAGCAGACCGGTCAATCAGGGCGATTGAGATCAGCTCTTCGGTCAACTATGTTGCCCAATCATGGGAAATCAACGACGGATCCGCTGCGGATCTCGGCATCCTCAGCCTCCTGGCCCGCAACCTGTCAACCGGGCTTCTCTGGGATAAAATCAGGGTGGAAGGTGGCGCCTACGGCGGCATGGCCATGGTTTCGGGAGCACATCCAGTATTTTCCTGTGCCTCCTACCGTGACCCAAATCTACAGAGAACCCTGGAAACTTTTTCCACCAGCCTGAAAACCCTGGGCGCGGGAATCAGTACCACCGAAATAGACCAGAGCATTATCGGCAGCATCGGCAGCATTGATGCCCCGAAAAATCCGCACAGCAAAGGATTTGGTGAAACCATTGCCTTAGTCAGCGGCCGTTCACCCGCCTACCGCCAGCAGATCAGGGAAGCCATCCTGGGAGGAACTGCCGGCCGGTTGGGACAAAAAGCCCGACAGTTGCTGGAAGAACAGCAAACCGCCATCACTGTTTTAGGCAGCATCTCAGCTTTTAATCAGGAGGAAGCAAAAGGGATAAAACTGGAACGGCAGCCATTGCTAACCACCGATGAATAGGAGATGACAACAGGGAGCAGACAGGGGGAAATTTCTGTTGACAGACGTATCAGACCAGACCAGACTAGACTAAGTCTATATAGCATGAACTGTCAAGATGAAACAGACTACTTAAAATAGTGTGAGGTAGCCCCCATGCAGATCACAAATATTTCAGAGGTCAAGGCCAATTTATCCTACCTGATAAAAACTGTTCAAGAAACGAATGAGACTATTATTATTGGTAAAGCTGGGCAACCTGTCGCCACCCTTTCAGCTTACCGGAAAGACAGCTCCCCGCGACAGTTGGGCGGCAGCTGGGAAGGGCGGGTTAAAATCTCATCGGATTTTGATAAGGCTGATGAAAAGATCAGTGATACCTTCTATAATTCTTCAATCTTTCCCGATCAGGGCGAAAAAAGAAGCCGGAACATCTAAAACGTGAACTTTTGACCATTCGGTTGCCAAAATGGATGATAGAACAAATAAAAAATAAAGGTGAAATTGGCTATGTAATTGAAGATCAGTTGGGTAAAAATGACTTCTTAGACACACCTGCCGACTACGATATAGGCAGTTAGGATTTACGATCATAAAATCGGGAAATTATGGCATCATATCTTAACATGGCGACAAAGGTGCTCGAGAAGTGTAGGTCAGGACGAGAAATATAATTGTCGTTGAACATTTGTAACAAAATCAAAACACAGCTTCAGGGTATCCAGAAAAAGGCGAAAAATTATTGACACTACCCAGAATGTCAACGCTTGAAATTTAGAGGATAAACGTGAGGGAATATCGCAAGGAGAAAACCGGACAAGATTACTCGTGAGGCAGTTTTTTTGAATTGGTATGATTTATTCATGAGGCAATACGACCGGACAAAGTAATTGACATTTAACATGTACTCGGTCTGACTCCAAACGCCTCATACAATGTTGAATCTTTTACATGCGGAATTTGGCTGCTATCGTCCAAAAAATTTACGACACCTATTGCATGTGTAATGGCGCAAGCCCATATATTCAGTTTTCCTCTTGATAAAGGTGATGGTCGTTTTCTGCAAAGTTCCGCTGTTGCATATTCAATAAATTCAGAAAACTCATCATTAAGATATTTCTGTGAGAACTCACTGGTGATTTTGATGATAGACGAATATATCTCTTGCATTTCCTTTGGGAATTTTTTTGACTTCTTTTTCAATTGGGTCTCCAAAATAACTAGATTTTGAATATTGTTGCAAATCCAACGACTAACATCACTTGCTGGGCCGCAATGCCCGAGCAAACAGCGGTCGGCTATTCCCGGTCAAGTGCATGTTTTTGTTCGGCGATTGCACCGGGAATTCTAAATTTTATAGACCCGTTTTCCCATATTGGAATTTTATTTTTGTTTTTTCTGGCATTTTCCGCAACTTTTTTTGCGGCTCTTTCCAAAGCTTGCAATCCTAAAGTCGCATATTTGTTGTGTTTTTTCATTGTTAACTCTCCGATTCATCTATAATGACTGGTTGATTTGCAGAAGTGTCAAAAATGATCCATGAATCAGCCAAAGATTTGTATATTTGTTGAAAATTAATCCAACTTCTTTCAAATCGACGTCTGATATCGTGTTCCGGGATATTATGACCTCCTTGAGATACTCTCAATTTTACACGTTCGATTGCAAATTCCACCGTTGGGACTCTGAGATAATAGATGATAATTTCATATTGTTTTGATTTCCAATCTTTTATCTTATTGACATACCCCTTACCACTAAGAGTCGTTTCAAAAGCAAATGATTCGTTCCCCTTTATGCAGTCGTTGATATTTCGAATCATCAACCTTCCTGCCTCTATGGCCATCTTTTCCGGTTGAAAAGGTGATAAACCTAAGGCAATTAAATCAGCATTTACAAAATTTAGACACTCGGCTTCAGCTGGCAGAAATTCTTTGGCAAATGTTGTTTTCCCTGCTCCATTTGGCCCTGCAATGATGTAACATTTACGTTTCATTTTATTCCTGAGTCTGCCGCCGAACGACTGAGATAACTGGCACCCAACTTACAAGAGGAAGGTTAAGCAAACCGACAAAAAAATTGAAACCGAAAACTCGCAGGCTGAAAAGTGTCCAGTTTATTGATTTGTTCGGCGAATTTTTACCGTATGGTTCGAACTGTTAAGGATCAAATTTGACTTTGCCTACCGTCATCTATCTTACCCAATTTTCAATTTTTAATGATCTTATCCTTTTGAACTCTTTTTCATTGTTTGTTATCAGGATCAAATTTTCACTTAATGCGTGAGCCGCTATAAGCATGTCAAGAGGGCCAATCACATTGCCATGCTTTTCGAGACAAGAACGAATCTTCCCATAGTAAGTTGATGCATTTTCATCATATGATATTATTTCAAATGGGCCAAGAAATTCCTCCAGTCTCTTAATATTTTTTTTGATTTGTCTGCTTTTGCACGCACCATATTGAAGCTCTGATACTGTTATCGATGATACGCAAATATTACCAACACCAACTTCTCTGCAAATCTGAATAACTTCCGGGGGATGGTTATTCATGATGTATATGCAAATATTTGTATCAATCAAATACATCATCTAGACCTTCTCGTTGTTGTTGCGTCTCAGGCTGATTCCGTTCAATAATAAACGGTAAATCATATTTTTGTAAATTCCTTTCCCAGACATCCCATATCGTCTTATCTTTAGGTAAAAGCAGAACTCCTTCAGGTACTTTTTTTACATATACTTCTTTACCTTCAAATCGATATGATTTTGGCAAGCGTACCGCCTGACTTTGTCCGTTGGTAAAAAGTTTAGCAGTATCCATAATTACCTTCCTCCAAAGAATCAATTCAATCTATACTATCTAGTATAGACTTACTTTTTTCTTGTGTCAAGACTTATATTTTTGCTTGCAGCACATAAGGCTTGGGAAATCTTTAAGGTGGTCAATTTTTAAACGGAAAACGGAATGAAAGCAAAGGGCAAACCCATTTGCAGATTTACACCGCCGAACATTTAAATAAGCGGCGCGGCTTTTTTCGTCCGCTGAATTTATTCGTTAGTGTTAGCCCTTTTTATGCATCCATTCTTGTTTAGCATACAAAGATCATCATCTTTTCTTTCAATCTGTATCGTAGAGTGTTCTATGCCGAAACGATCATGTAATTCTTGCTGAAGTTTACGCAGAAAATCATTTTTCAAGGAAGCCTCAACATATGTATTATCAGGCCATATTGACCTGATAAGTTGATATTTAAGGACCTTTACGGTAAGATTACCTTTAGTCTGAATAGCAAATATGAAATATACATTCACCATACTTTGACGAGCAAAGATGATGTTAATTACTCAACTTTCTGAGTTGCATTGCCGGGGACATATTAGCAGGATGTTCGGGCTTGGCTCGTAGCCTGTCTGCCGACAGGCAGGCGGTATTGACCGCCGAACGAATCACAACACGATGTGATTCGCGGCGGACGCGGGGACATTGCTTTAGCGCGCCCCACAAGCCGGCCATGGACGGCCGGCGAGAATGAGCGAAAGCCATGCCGGAACATCCCTCTAAATTTCTTTTCGCTGTTTTTAGAACAAGTCAGAAAGTTGAGTTTTCATCCTGCCCGCATGAATGCAGCCAGCCGGCGAATCAGGAGATTAATCCTTTTGCCCCCGGCCAGTTCAATTTCCCGTTGTTTCTTCCAGAATAAAAACCCGCCCAGGGCCGCAAAAACAACATTGGCCAGCCACAGGGCCGGCAGCTGCAAAGTCCCGCCTTTTTCCCCGACAGCCTGGCCGAAAGAAAACAATATGTAATATGTCAGCAGTAAAAACAAGGCAAGAACCAGACCGCGGAAGCGTCCTGAAGTACGCGCCGGCTCCAGAGCCAGAGGAATACCAATCAAGGCAAAAACCAGACATGAAAATGACATGGAAATCCGTTTATAAAGACTGTTGCGAACCTTGCTGGCATCTTTCCCCTGGCTTTCAAGTCTTTGGATTTTCTGCCGCAATTCGCCAAAGTTCAGGGAACGTGTGCGGGGATGCCTCTTTTTAGCGGCTCGGCCCAGCAGGGCATCCAGATCAAGGTTAATTTTATATTCTTTAAAATCCGTCAACTGGTAGCTGTCTTTTCCGGTCTCATACCCGTGGATAGTTCCCTGACGGAGCAGAAAAAAAAGATTGCCCTGCTCCTGATCAGGGATGATCAGACCCTCCCGGGCGGTTATGGTATGTTGCCGTTTCCCCTTCCGCTGGTCAAAAATCACTACTTCCTTGATCATCCCGGTTTCCTGGTCAATCTCATCCACATAGATCCCCAAACCCTTGATTCCCAGACTCAGGGCATGGGGGCGCAAAGCCAGTACGGTTTTATTTTTCAAAATATCAAGAGTGATGCTCTTAATTTTTTTTAAGCCCTGGGGGACCAACCAGATTTCCAGCACCAGGACAATGCAGGTACAGGTCACGGCCATAAGCAGTACCGGCGGCAGGAAGTCGCGGGGACTGATGCCTAAGGCTTTCATGGCCGTAATTTCGCCGTCGGAACCCATCCTTCCCAGACCCACCATCAGGGAGAAAAAAAAGGCCATGGGAATTGCCATGGTCAGTAGATAAGGAACCATAGCCAGGATCAGACTCAGCATATCAGTCAATCTGACGCCCCTGGCGATGACCATTTCAGCCATTTTGTACAGGTTCCCCAACAGCAGAACAAAAATCAGCACCGTCAGGGTCAGTAAAAAAGGAACCATGATTTCCCGGCTGAGATAACGTCGGATAATCTGC is a genomic window containing:
- a CDS encoding hemolysin III family protein, whose translation is MQIKFRQPVSGFTHAAGVLLSIIALIVMVTVDIRHKTAWNIVADSIFGSSLIMLYTASALYHLLPLKEKGINLLRQLDHTMIFILIAGTYTPFCLVTLRGPWGWSMLATIWGLAVAGIITKLVWKSAPRFFRVALYLLMGWLSLIMIYPLSQTALPGTLVWLLIGGLCYTVGAIFYALKWPDPFPKTFGFHEIWHLLVLGGSFSHFWAVFRYV
- a CDS encoding insulinase family protein — translated: MTTTPLEIGQSLHGFTVERLENIEELRCRAAVLTHEQTGARLIHLINDDPNNLFCIGFRTPVHDNTGVPHILEHSVLSGSRKFPLKDPFKELLKGSLQTFLNAMTYPDKTLYPVSSQVEVDFYNLVDVYCDAVFHPLLTRETFYQEGWHFDLPSADDPISIKGIVYNEMKGVFSDFHSHVARKTMGEFFPDTTYYYESGGEPEHITDLTYEQFRDFHQSYYHPSNAFIFLYGNLPTEKSLAFLQDNYLAAFNHREVDAEIRPQSHWSQPKKISITAPAAKEDDGTASVILAWMFGPGTDPLNALLGRILSRYLVGTQSSPLRRALIDSGLGEDLDDMTGFETELIQTFFAVGLRKTRPEHAKKISRLVTTTLKNEISSGMNEKLLEGAIRRTEFQLREIADSGHYPYNLMLADRCYRSWIYGGDPLAHLRFAAPLQRIKGEKSKGTAFFCNQLQKLLLDNPHHLVSVVTASAKMGEELGEQSSRQAARLTKDFGPQEKQFYLELTKKLQQQQATPPSSEALASLPKLDKNDLPAENQLTPTDHITLIDIPWYRHPLFTAGIVYLDLGFELNNLPETLLPYLPLYTQLISRCGAASLSYEDMATRISLGTGGIGCSHICMRHREKPDELVFKAFFHGKALPERFNELTDIFRDLFMEPKLKNPKLIKDILLEMRNDLQAAVLGSGHHFAVSQAAARLSKSAAIEEKLGGISQLRFLDQLLKKGDFTAIGSLMVSLHQQLINRNGCLVSMTNDQPQRYEKRLSELLRELPASPLEPSPTRFTPSADRSIRAIEISSSVNYVAQSWEINDGSAADLGILSLLARNLSTGLLWDKIRVEGGAYGGMAMVSGAHPVFSCASYRDPNLQRTLETFSTSLKTLGAGISTTEIDQSIIGSIGSIDAPKNPHSKGFGETIALVSGRSPAYRQQIREAILGGTAGRLGQKARQLLEEQQTAITVLGSISAFNQEEAKGIKLERQPLLTTDE
- a CDS encoding type II toxin-antitoxin system Phd/YefM family antitoxin, with the protein product MQITNISEVKANLSYLIKTVQETNETIIIGKAGQPVATLSAYRKDSSPRQLGGSWEGRVKISSDFDKADEKISDTFYNSSIFPDQGEKRSRNI
- a CDS encoding DUF6398 domain-containing protein, which gives rise to MKKKSKKFPKEMQEIYSSIIKITSEFSQKYLNDEFSEFIEYATAELCRKRPSPLSRGKLNIWACAITHAIGVVNFLDDSSQIPHVKDSTLYEAFGVRPSTC
- a CDS encoding Zeta toxin family protein; this encodes MKRKCYIIAGPNGAGKTTFAKEFLPAEAECLNFVNADLIALGLSPFQPEKMAIEAGRLMIRNINDCIKGNESFAFETTLSGKGYVNKIKDWKSKQYEIIIYYLRVPTVEFAIERVKLRVSQGGHNIPEHDIRRRFERSWINFQQIYKSLADSWIIFDTSANQPVIIDESES
- a CDS encoding type II toxin-antitoxin system VapC family toxin, with product MMYLIDTNICIYIMNNHPPEVIQICREVGVGNICVSSITVSELQYGACKSRQIKKNIKRLEEFLGPFEIISYDENASTYYGKIRSCLEKHGNVIGPLDMLIAAHALSENLILITNNEKEFKRIRSLKIENWVR
- the vapB gene encoding type II toxin-antitoxin system VapB family antitoxin, whose product is MDTAKLFTNGQSQAVRLPKSYRFEGKEVYVKKVPEGVLLLPKDKTIWDVWERNLQKYDLPFIIERNQPETQQQREGLDDVFD
- the lptF gene encoding LPS export ABC transporter permease LptF, which codes for MQIIRRYLSREIMVPFLLTLTVLIFVLLLGNLYKMAEMVIARGVRLTDMLSLILAMVPYLLTMAIPMAFFFSLMVGLGRMGSDGEITAMKALGISPRDFLPPVLLMAVTCTCIVLVLEIWLVPQGLKKIKSITLDILKNKTVLALRPHALSLGIKGLGIYVDEIDQETGMIKEVVIFDQRKGKRQHTITAREGLIIPDQEQGNLFFLLRQGTIHGYETGKDSYQLTDFKEYKINLDLDALLGRAAKKRHPRTRSLNFGELRQKIQRLESQGKDASKVRNSLYKRISMSFSCLVFALIGIPLALEPARTSGRFRGLVLALFLLLTYYILFSFGQAVGEKGGTLQLPALWLANVVFAALGGFLFWKKQREIELAGGKRINLLIRRLAAFMRAG